From the genome of Haloterrigena sp. KLK7, one region includes:
- a CDS encoding HAMP domain-containing sensor histidine kinase, which yields MSDLDSLSDSDAVEAVLAAESPATRDGLLVALASRRGRSTAEIAALTGLSSDAVERWIEALDVDDPSTETNGGDEDGSDRSRFEVVDDAVRSFVKSETIEGIAEPVTDVAGEFFDTDAVAVYRYDGLRSELVPELVTPAAESRFEIEPIAEGAEPWWSAFRSDESTAVSSTELVVPSETLGIVRLGDVDADAVSEIDVRTFRPIATAAIGAIERRRRIRTLEDDRDELKGKNEDLQDFANIVSHDLRNPLSVAEGYLKLAVETGDEEYVQEVRDAHERIDRIIDHTLTLSRQGQGIDDAESVDLESIARRAWGTVQTADATLRVADSTTFEADPDRLRQLFENLFRNSVEHGSTDSRPQSDDIVENGSASSQRDSSADDGEHSETDDRLVVTVGTLDDGDGFFVADNGPGIPPAERSRIFERGYTDSDDGTGFGLHIVREIVDAHRWSISVTDSDRGGARFEIDGV from the coding sequence ATGTCCGATCTCGATTCGCTGTCGGACAGCGACGCCGTCGAGGCCGTGCTGGCGGCCGAGTCGCCGGCGACGCGCGACGGTCTGCTGGTGGCGCTGGCGTCGCGCCGGGGCCGTTCGACAGCGGAGATCGCCGCACTCACCGGACTCTCGAGCGACGCCGTCGAGCGGTGGATCGAGGCGCTCGACGTCGACGATCCGTCGACGGAGACGAACGGCGGCGACGAGGACGGTTCCGATCGGTCCCGGTTCGAGGTCGTCGACGACGCCGTCCGATCGTTCGTCAAGTCGGAAACGATCGAGGGGATCGCGGAGCCGGTGACCGACGTCGCGGGCGAATTCTTCGATACGGACGCGGTCGCCGTCTACCGGTACGACGGCCTCCGATCCGAACTCGTTCCCGAACTCGTCACGCCCGCGGCCGAATCCCGATTCGAGATCGAACCGATCGCCGAGGGAGCGGAGCCGTGGTGGTCGGCGTTCCGGTCGGACGAGTCGACCGCGGTGTCGTCCACCGAACTCGTCGTCCCGTCCGAGACGCTGGGGATCGTCCGACTCGGCGACGTCGACGCCGACGCGGTGAGCGAGATCGACGTCCGGACGTTTCGACCGATCGCGACGGCGGCCATCGGCGCGATCGAACGTCGGCGGCGCATTCGGACGCTCGAGGACGACCGCGACGAACTCAAGGGGAAAAACGAGGACCTCCAGGACTTCGCGAACATCGTGTCCCACGACCTGCGGAATCCGCTGTCCGTCGCGGAGGGCTACCTCAAACTGGCCGTCGAAACCGGTGACGAAGAGTACGTTCAGGAGGTCAGAGACGCCCACGAACGCATCGATCGGATCATCGACCACACGCTGACGCTGTCCCGTCAGGGACAGGGGATCGACGACGCGGAGTCCGTCGATCTCGAGTCGATCGCCCGACGGGCCTGGGGGACCGTCCAGACGGCCGACGCGACGCTTCGCGTCGCCGACTCGACGACGTTCGAAGCCGATCCGGATCGGCTTCGACAGCTGTTCGAGAATCTGTTTCGGAACAGTGTGGAACACGGGTCCACGGATAGTCGGCCGCAGTCCGACGATATCGTCGAGAACGGCTCGGCGAGCAGTCAACGCGATTCCAGCGCTGACGACGGTGAACACAGCGAAACGGACGACAGACTCGTCGTCACCGTCGGAACGCTCGACGACGGAGACGGGTTCTTCGTCGCCGACAACGGCCCCGGTATCCCGCCAGCGGAGCGGTCCCGGATATTCGAGCGCGGATACACCGACAGCGACGACGGGACCGGATTCGGGCTTCACATCGTCCGCGAGATCGTCGACGCCCACCGCTGGAGTATCTCCGTGACCGACAGCGATCGCGGCGGTGCCCGGTTCGAGATCGACGGCGTGTGA
- the thsA gene encoding thermosome subunit alpha, which translates to MGNQPLIVLSEDSQRTSGKDAQSMNIQAGKAVAESVRTTLGPKGMDKMLVDSTGNVIVTNDGVTLLSEMEIDHPAADMIVEVAETQEDEVGDGTTSAVVIAGELLSQAEELLDQDIHATTLAQGYRQAAEEATEALEEVAIDVEEDDDEILEQIAATAMTGKGAESARDLLSRLVVEAVQAVADDEGVDTDNIKVEKVVGGSIEESELVEGVIIDKERVSENMPYFAEDADVAIVDGDLEIKETEIDAEVNVTDPDQLEQFLEQEEQQLKEMAEKVSDAGADVVFVDGGIDDMAQHYLAQEGIIAVRRVKASDQNQLARATGATPVSSVDDLSEDDLGFAGSVAQKEIAGDQRIFVEDVDDAKAVTLILRGGTDHVIDEVDRAIEDSLGVVRTTLEDGKVVAGGGAPEVDLSLSLRDYADSVGGREQLAVEAFADALEVIPRTLAENAGLDPIDSLVELRADHDAGDTSSGLDAYTGDTIDMAEEGVYEPLRVKTQAIESATEAAVMLLRIDDVIAAGDLAVADDDDDEEMPGGPGGGMGGGMGGMGGGMGGMM; encoded by the coding sequence ATGGGTAACCAGCCCCTTATCGTTCTCTCGGAGGATAGCCAGCGGACCTCCGGAAAAGACGCGCAGTCGATGAACATTCAGGCCGGGAAAGCCGTCGCCGAGTCCGTACGGACCACGCTCGGTCCGAAGGGGATGGACAAGATGCTCGTCGACTCGACGGGCAACGTCATCGTCACGAACGACGGTGTCACCCTGCTGTCGGAGATGGAGATCGACCACCCGGCGGCCGACATGATCGTCGAAGTCGCCGAGACTCAGGAGGACGAGGTCGGCGACGGCACAACGAGCGCCGTCGTCATCGCCGGCGAACTCCTCAGCCAGGCCGAGGAGCTCCTCGACCAGGACATCCACGCGACCACCCTCGCCCAGGGGTACCGACAGGCCGCCGAGGAGGCCACCGAGGCCTTAGAGGAGGTCGCCATCGACGTCGAGGAGGACGACGACGAAATCCTCGAGCAGATCGCCGCCACGGCGATGACCGGCAAGGGCGCCGAGAGCGCCCGCGACCTGCTGTCCCGACTCGTCGTCGAGGCCGTCCAGGCCGTCGCGGACGACGAGGGCGTCGACACGGACAACATCAAGGTCGAGAAGGTCGTCGGCGGCTCCATCGAGGAGTCCGAGCTCGTCGAGGGCGTCATCATCGACAAGGAGCGCGTCTCCGAGAACATGCCCTACTTCGCTGAGGACGCCGACGTCGCGATCGTCGACGGCGACCTCGAGATCAAGGAGACCGAGATCGACGCGGAGGTCAACGTCACCGACCCCGACCAGCTCGAGCAGTTCCTCGAGCAGGAGGAACAGCAGCTCAAGGAGATGGCCGAGAAGGTCTCCGACGCCGGCGCCGACGTCGTCTTCGTCGACGGCGGCATCGACGACATGGCCCAGCACTACCTCGCCCAGGAGGGCATCATCGCCGTCCGCCGCGTCAAGGCGAGCGACCAGAACCAGCTGGCCCGCGCGACCGGCGCCACGCCCGTCTCGAGCGTCGACGACCTGAGCGAGGACGACCTCGGCTTCGCCGGGAGCGTCGCCCAGAAGGAGATCGCCGGCGACCAGCGCATCTTCGTCGAGGACGTCGACGACGCCAAGGCCGTCACCCTCATCCTCCGCGGCGGCACCGACCACGTCATCGACGAGGTCGACCGCGCCATCGAGGACTCCCTCGGTGTGGTGCGAACGACCCTCGAGGACGGCAAGGTCGTCGCCGGCGGCGGCGCCCCCGAGGTCGACCTCTCGCTGTCGCTTCGCGACTACGCCGACTCCGTCGGCGGCCGCGAGCAGCTCGCCGTCGAGGCCTTCGCCGACGCCCTCGAGGTCATCCCGCGCACGCTGGCCGAGAACGCCGGGCTCGACCCCATCGACTCGCTGGTCGAACTCCGCGCCGACCACGACGCGGGCGACACCAGCTCCGGGCTCGACGCCTACACCGGCGACACCATCGACATGGCCGAGGAAGGCGTCTACGAGCCGCTGCGCGTGAAGACCCAGGCCATCGAGTCTGCCACCGAGGCGGCCGTCATGCTGCTGCGCATCGACGACGTCATCGCCGCCGGCGACCTCGCGGTCGCCGACGACGACGATGACGAGGAGATGCCCGGCGGCCCCGGCGGCGGCATGGGCGGCGGCATGGGCGGTATGGGCGGCGGCATGGGCGGCATGATGTAA
- a CDS encoding ornithine cyclodeaminase family protein (catalyzes the interconversion of alanine and pyruvate) produces the protein MNTLLLDSDDVDEYAALGDVIDAVEQAFGAFERGDTQMPAKSYIDLPQYNGDFRSMPAYLDTGDWDAAGLKWVNVHPDNPADHDLPTVLGTMIYSDPETAFPLAIMDGTTLTMKRTGAAAAVATDYLALEDASSLGIVGAGVQSYTQLRAISEVRSIEEVVVSDPDEDRVQRFVETFEDEFDVRGGSISEAGGCDILSTVTPVEDPVVDLADVGEDTHINAIGADAEGKHELTDELLEAATIVIDDHEQCTHSGEINVPYGEGTLTDDDIHAEIGEVVVGAKEGRTDETGISVFDSTGLAIQDVAAAHVVYDRASDAGKGLSFDLVGAGDAAQ, from the coding sequence ATGAACACGCTGCTTCTCGATAGCGACGACGTCGACGAGTACGCCGCCCTCGGCGACGTCATCGACGCCGTCGAGCAGGCCTTCGGGGCCTTCGAGCGCGGAGACACCCAGATGCCCGCGAAGTCCTACATCGACCTGCCCCAGTACAACGGCGACTTCCGGTCGATGCCCGCGTATCTGGACACCGGCGACTGGGACGCCGCGGGGCTCAAGTGGGTCAACGTCCACCCCGACAACCCCGCGGACCACGACCTGCCGACCGTCCTCGGGACGATGATCTATTCCGACCCGGAGACCGCCTTCCCGCTGGCGATCATGGACGGGACGACGCTCACGATGAAGCGGACGGGGGCCGCCGCGGCCGTCGCGACCGACTATCTGGCCCTCGAGGACGCCTCGAGTCTCGGTATCGTCGGTGCCGGCGTCCAGTCCTACACGCAACTGCGGGCGATCAGCGAAGTGCGGTCGATCGAGGAGGTCGTCGTCTCGGATCCCGACGAGGACCGCGTCCAGCGATTCGTCGAGACCTTCGAGGACGAGTTCGACGTCCGCGGCGGTTCGATCTCGGAGGCCGGGGGCTGCGATATCCTCTCGACGGTGACGCCCGTCGAGGACCCCGTCGTCGACCTCGCAGACGTCGGCGAGGACACCCACATCAACGCGATCGGCGCCGACGCCGAAGGGAAACACGAACTGACGGACGAACTGCTGGAAGCGGCGACGATCGTCATCGACGACCACGAGCAGTGTACCCACTCCGGCGAGATCAACGTCCCCTACGGCGAGGGCACCCTGACCGACGACGACATCCACGCCGAGATCGGCGAGGTCGTCGTCGGCGCGAAGGAGGGACGGACCGACGAGACCGGGATCAGCGTCTTCGACTCGACTGGGCTGGCCATCCAGGACGTCGCGGCGGCCCACGTCGTCTACGACCGCGCGAGCGACGCGGGGAAGGGGCTGTCGTTCGATCTCGTCGGCGCCGGAGACGCCGCGCAGTAG